In Anaeromusa acidaminophila DSM 3853, the DNA window GTTGAATATAACAAGTGATAATCAATGGGTTTCGGCAGATGCGCGTTCATTCCTAACTGTAAGCAAAGCTCTCTTTCATTAGCCATCGCTCTAGCGGTCATGGCGATAATCGGAACCTCCTGGTTGCACTGACGAATGCGCTTTGTCGCCTCAAAGCCATCCATCACCGGCATATGCACATCCATCAAAATCGCATCATACGGCAAAATATCCGGCGGCACCGCTTCAATTCGCTCCACCGCCAACAGCCCGTTGCCTACTACCTCCACATATACATTCTGGCGATGCAGCAACTCTACGGCGATTTGCTGATTAATAAGATTGTCCTCCACCAACAGAACCCGCACGCCCTGCAAATGATAGTCCTTTTCCGGTTCGCCTCCGCGATACTCTTCCTCGGCAACCGTCTCTTCCGCCAGCAAGCGCACCATCGTGTCAAATAATACCGACGGCCCTACGGGCTTGATGAGCACCGTATCAATCCCGCATTGCTTCGCTTCCTCCTCGGCCTTATCTTTTTCAAAGGCAGTCACCAACACCACTTCCGGCGCCGGTTCCTGAAGCGGCGTTTTTCGTAATTGCCGCGTCGTCTCCAGCCCGTTAAGCTGTGGCATCTGCCAATCCATGAAGACCGCTGCATAAGGCTGATGCGCTTCGTCGGCTTCTTCCACCCGTTTTAGCGCTTCAACTCCGGATTCCGCCGTATCTACTGTGAAACGCAGAGACTTCAAATGATCCGCCAGGATTTCCCGAGCAGCCTGATTATCATCCACAACCAGCAGGCGTTTTTCTTCCAGCCCTTTAGGGACTCTGGAACGGATTACTTCCGCACCCACTCCCAGCCAAATCGAAAAGAAGAACGTACTCCCCTGTCCCGGCTGGCTTTCCACCCACATCTGGCCGCCCATAAGCTCTACCAGTTTCTTGCTGATCGTAAGGCCCAAGCCGCTGCCTCCATGTTTACGAGTCGTAGAGCTATCTCCTTGCGTAAACGGTTGAAACAGCCGACCCTGCTGCTCCTTCGACATGCCAATGCCCGTGTCCTTGACGGAAAACTGGAGCTGCACCCGCTCTCCAGTACGGCGTATATTTTGAATTTCAAGCACAATCTCGCCAGTTTCCGTAAATTTGACAGCATTATTGACTAAATTGGTCAATACCTGTCCTAAGCGCAAAGAATCCCCCAGCAGGTATTCCGGCACATCCGGCGCCACGCGGTATAAAATTTCCAGACCCTTTAGCTGGGCCTGGCGGCTCGTCATCGTTACCACCTGATCCAGTACGCCTTGCAGGGCAAATTCCGCCTGCTCCAGATGCATCCTATCCGCTTCCATTTTGGAGAAATCCAATAGGTCGTTAATAATCGCCAACAATGCCGTACCGGCATTGTGGATTTTTTCCACATAGTCCCGCTGCTTATCATTTAAGTCGGTTTTCAGCGCTAAGTACGCCATACCGATAATCGCATTCATCGGCGTGCGAATCTCATGGCTGATATTGGCCAAAAAGAGGGATTTTGCCTGCAGCGCCTCCTGAGCTTCTGCATGCGCTTGGTTTAGTTCTTCCTCTTTCTTTTTGAGCTCGCTTACATCCACAATGGTTCCCATCAGGCCGCCTGGGCTGCCGTCAGGCAGACGAAAGCCGGAAATCCAATATAACAGCTCATGTATGCTGCCGTCGGCAAAACGGCGCGGCACTTGGCGATACATCATCGCGCCTGTAGCAATAACCTCGCGCTGTTCCTCATAGTACGCCTGCGCTTCCTCCGGGGCGATATGCGGCATCTCCAAAACGGTCCTGCCGACGAGATCCTCCCGGCGCACCTGAAACGCTTGCTCGTAGGCTTTGTTGCAGCCCAGCAGCCGTCCGTCTTTGTCTTCATAAAATAAAAGATTGGGGCTATGATCCAGCAATTGCTCAATAAAAGAAGTTCTCTCCTCCACCAAGGCGTTAAGATTTTTTTTATGCCATTCCAAACGCATCTGGTAAATACCGGCTACTGACGCAAAC includes these proteins:
- a CDS encoding PAS domain-containing hybrid sensor histidine kinase/response regulator — translated: MNYRIVLAYWIGGTLFGFIFPVIVLGYELMRLQLEFSWSNLLLAQSITPITKLAYTAPVLFGLFASVAGIYQMRLEWHKKNLNALVEERTSFIEQLLDHSPNLLFYEDKDGRLLGCNKAYEQAFQVRREDLVGRTVLEMPHIAPEEAQAYYEEQREVIATGAMMYRQVPRRFADGSIHELLYWISGFRLPDGSPGGLMGTIVDVSELKKKEEELNQAHAEAQEALQAKSLFLANISHEIRTPMNAIIGMAYLALKTDLNDKQRDYVEKIHNAGTALLAIINDLLDFSKMEADRMHLEQAEFALQGVLDQVVTMTSRQAQLKGLEILYRVAPDVPEYLLGDSLRLGQVLTNLVNNAVKFTETGEIVLEIQNIRRTGERVQLQFSVKDTGIGMSKEQQGRLFQPFTQGDSSTTRKHGGSGLGLTISKKLVELMGGQMWVESQPGQGSTFFFSIWLGVGAEVIRSRVPKGLEEKRLLVVDDNQAAREILADHLKSLRFTVDTAESGVEALKRVEEADEAHQPYAAVFMDWQMPQLNGLETTRQLRKTPLQEPAPEVVLVTAFEKDKAEEEAKQCGIDTVLIKPVGPSVLFDTMVRLLAEETVAEEEYRGGEPEKDYHLQGVRVLLVEDNLINQQIAVELLHRQNVYVEVVGNGLLAVERIEAVPPDILPYDAILMDVHMPVMDGFEATKRIRQCNQEVPIIAMTARAMANERELCLQLGMNAHLPKPIDYHLLYSTLAYWTAGKGKALARREPTVQGREVKGMEKLVGLNVQEALQRLLGNEELYQKLLQEFALDQEAAVMAAQEAMLQEDWDVAVRTAHTLKGSAANLGAMALSKAAAQLEMALRGKEATPDLFQQAQEELQRVLSSIQEAWPSETTEEATPQAGEDAWLQAEPELGELRRLLAEFDSEAQDYFQAHKKNWAPLFDAMEFSRLEQLLRRFELEDALTQLNHLCERRCTR